Proteins from a single region of Butyrivibrio fibrisolvens:
- a CDS encoding flagellin — MKINYNVSALVANNALKTTDNKLTESLERLSSGLKIANAKDNPSGLAMARRMNSQIKSLDTADDSNADGISIVETADGVLAEMQDMLQRMSELATKASNETNTDDDRLIIDEEIQQLKSEIQRVCDTTEFNGQKLLNGSFDLKGYATVLEPGSGKYVTDPAITVSTYSDEIPAGIAKITGFSCEFEEDPVTGTKKIIPQYENGEMISPKGTLTDSKGNAYENISIDGDIIKFSNNKGQEIQIKVDETIPETTPCTLQLEITATGGMAVQIGANEGQYLDIRIPTMSLSNIGIYNLNTKTLDDSYAAIDMAKKGLAYISAARSRLGAYQNRLEHTNKSLDVTIENMTAAYSRIMDVDMAEEMTVYSTHTVLDQAGISMLAQANERPSEVLQLLQ, encoded by the coding sequence ATGAAGATCAATTACAATGTATCTGCTCTAGTAGCAAACAATGCACTTAAAACAACAGACAATAAGCTGACAGAATCACTTGAAAGATTATCAAGTGGTCTTAAGATTGCCAATGCCAAGGACAATCCATCAGGACTTGCAATGGCAAGAAGAATGAATTCACAGATCAAGAGTCTTGATACAGCAGATGATTCTAATGCAGACGGAATCTCAATCGTAGAAACTGCAGACGGCGTCCTTGCCGAGATGCAGGATATGCTCCAGAGAATGAGCGAGCTTGCTACCAAGGCTTCTAATGAGACCAATACAGATGATGACAGATTGATAATCGATGAAGAGATACAGCAGCTCAAGAGTGAGATCCAGAGAGTCTGCGATACAACAGAATTTAACGGACAAAAGCTCCTTAACGGATCATTTGACCTGAAGGGTTATGCAACAGTACTTGAGCCTGGTTCAGGCAAATATGTAACCGACCCCGCTATCACGGTAAGTACATATTCAGACGAAATACCTGCAGGTATTGCCAAGATAACCGGCTTTTCATGCGAATTTGAAGAAGATCCCGTAACAGGAACCAAAAAAATCATCCCCCAATATGAAAACGGAGAGATGATATCACCTAAAGGAACTCTTACAGATTCCAAGGGTAACGCATATGAAAACATTTCCATAGATGGAGATATCATAAAATTCTCTAACAACAAGGGTCAGGAGATCCAGATAAAAGTTGATGAAACAATTCCTGAGACTACTCCATGCACACTGCAGCTTGAAATTACAGCTACCGGCGGGATGGCAGTTCAGATCGGTGCCAACGAAGGACAGTACCTTGATATCAGAATACCAACAATGTCTCTTTCAAATATAGGAATTTACAATCTTAACACTAAAACATTGGATGATTCATATGCAGCAATCGATATGGCTAAAAAGGGTCTTGCATATATCTCTGCTGCAAGAAGCAGACTTGGTGCATATCAGAACAGACTTGAGCATACCAATAAGTCACTTGACGTAACTATTGAAAATATGACAGCTGCATATTCCAGGATCATGGATGTAGATATGGCAGAAGAGATGACTGTATATTCAACTCACACAGTTCTTGATCAGGCAGGAATATCCATGCTGGCTCAGGCCAATGAAAGACCAAGCGAAGTCCTGCAGCTTCTTCAGTAA
- the fliS gene encoding flagellar export chaperone FliS, with amino-acid sequence MTKEQISNYTRRISEANATQMITILYEMTLDYLRDAKKSLLERDYDTFERELTKAQNCISELMRSLNTKYGIANTFMQLYIFSKRHLVSAGIRRDVGFINDVINIFVKMRDCYRELEKLNQAASVITGAQQVFAGLTYSPGHLNEIVTDPYTNRGYRA; translated from the coding sequence ATGACCAAAGAACAGATAAGTAACTATACAAGAAGAATATCCGAAGCCAATGCAACTCAGATGATCACAATACTCTATGAAATGACACTGGATTATCTGAGAGATGCCAAGAAGTCCCTTTTGGAAAGAGACTATGACACCTTTGAAAGAGAACTTACCAAAGCCCAGAACTGTATCTCTGAGCTTATGAGATCGCTTAATACCAAATATGGAATAGCGAATACTTTCATGCAGCTTTATATCTTTTCCAAAAGACATCTTGTGTCTGCAGGAATAAGGCGCGATGTTGGATTTATCAATGACGTTATCAATATTTTTGTAAAAATGCGTGATTGTTACAGAGAGCTTGAAAAACTCAATCAGGCAGCATCTGTTATAACCGGCGCCCAGCAGGTATTTGCAGGCCTTACATACAGCCCGGGACATCTCAATGAGATAGTTACAGATCCCTACACTAACAGAGGCTACAGAGCCTGA
- a CDS encoding CpaF family protein translates to MRAELETLKTDIRKRLVASMDMTRDISDEEILEMIDREVISSCSDMIMTLSEKRTLRSELFHAMRKLDVLQDLVDDPTVTEIMINGKDDIFIEKSGRLSKYDLTFESKEKLEDVIQKIVAGCNRVVNESSPIVDARLENGSRVNIVLPPIALNGPIVTIRRFPDEPINMKKLIGFGSVPEYIVKDLQSLVRAGYNIFISGGTGSGKTTFLNALSDSIPSTDRVITIEDNAELQILHVPNIVKMESRNANVEGCREISIRDLIKSSLRMRPDRIVVGEVRGGEALDMVQAMNTGHDGSMSTGHANSAKDMLSRLETMILMAMDLPLPAIRRQLSSGIDLIVHLGRLRDRSRKLLEICEVPGGLNDETGEVRLNVLWQYVETGEDENGKVIGEWRKTGELENRDKLKAAGLVLPSEAQRAAS, encoded by the coding sequence ATGCGAGCTGAACTTGAAACATTAAAGACAGACATAAGAAAAAGACTTGTTGCCTCCATGGACATGACAAGGGACATAAGCGATGAAGAGATCCTTGAGATGATAGACCGCGAAGTCATATCCTCCTGCAGCGATATGATAATGACTCTTTCTGAAAAAAGAACGCTCCGCTCTGAACTCTTTCATGCGATGCGAAAGCTTGACGTCCTCCAGGATCTTGTAGATGATCCTACTGTCACGGAGATCATGATCAATGGCAAAGATGACATCTTTATTGAAAAAAGCGGTCGCCTTTCCAAATATGATCTGACCTTTGAATCAAAAGAAAAGCTTGAAGATGTTATACAGAAGATTGTTGCAGGCTGTAACAGAGTTGTAAATGAGTCATCGCCGATAGTTGATGCAAGACTTGAAAACGGCTCACGTGTAAATATTGTACTTCCGCCCATAGCACTTAACGGTCCTATAGTAACAATAAGACGATTCCCGGACGAACCTATCAATATGAAAAAGCTTATAGGCTTTGGTTCAGTTCCCGAATATATAGTCAAAGATCTTCAGAGCCTTGTAAGAGCAGGCTATAACATTTTCATAAGCGGAGGAACAGGCTCCGGCAAAACAACCTTTCTTAATGCGTTGTCAGACAGTATCCCTTCAACTGATCGCGTCATCACGATCGAAGACAACGCTGAACTGCAGATTCTGCATGTTCCCAACATAGTAAAAATGGAATCCCGAAATGCCAATGTTGAAGGCTGCAGGGAGATATCAATAAGAGACCTTATAAAGTCAAGTCTTCGAATGCGCCCTGACAGGATAGTTGTGGGAGAAGTTCGCGGCGGAGAAGCTCTTGATATGGTACAGGCCATGAATACAGGACACGACGGCAGTATGAGTACAGGCCATGCTAACAGTGCCAAGGATATGCTTTCAAGACTTGAGACCATGATACTGATGGCTATGGACCTTCCTCTTCCTGCTATTAGAAGACAGCTTTCATCAGGAATAGACCTTATCGTACATCTTGGAAGGCTAAGAGACAGAAGCAGAAAGCTACTTGAAATCTGTGAAGTCCCGGGAGGCCTTAATGATGAAACTGGAGAAGTAAGACTGAATGTCCTGTGGCAGTATGTTGAAACAGGAGAAGATGAAAACGGCAAAGTTATAGGAGAGTGGAGGAAAACAGGTGAACTCGAAAACAGGGATAAGCTTAAAGCTGCCGGACTGGTACTCCCATCGGAAGCTCAAAGAGCTGCTTCGTAG
- a CDS encoding type II secretion system F family protein, protein MNSKTGISLKLPDWYSHRKLKELLRRPQKEDVPAIIAGIAIIAVISYLFYHSFWAYGILSPLIVPFVDKMRKERNIKRNHEIGQQFKDVLVSVSTSQKAGYALENAFVVAYKDMKKLYGEQAPICKELRRICKGLRNNIVLEDLLYEMGERTENTYIREFANVFSVAKRSGGNITQMLEETVAQITIQTDVEKEIDVMISAGKMEARIMEVVPFAIMAYVGIMNPGFFNSLYDTFAGDVIMTVCLVVYLVAYAVIEKIIDVKV, encoded by the coding sequence GTGAACTCGAAAACAGGGATAAGCTTAAAGCTGCCGGACTGGTACTCCCATCGGAAGCTCAAAGAGCTGCTTCGTAGGCCTCAGAAAGAGGATGTTCCTGCCATAATTGCAGGAATCGCTATCATAGCGGTCATAAGTTATCTTTTTTATCATTCCTTCTGGGCTTATGGAATTCTGTCTCCTCTCATTGTGCCCTTCGTAGATAAGATGCGCAAAGAGAGGAACATCAAAAGAAATCATGAGATAGGGCAGCAGTTCAAGGATGTACTCGTGTCCGTTTCAACCAGCCAGAAGGCAGGATATGCCTTGGAAAATGCCTTTGTAGTTGCTTACAAGGATATGAAAAAACTATATGGAGAACAGGCTCCAATATGTAAGGAACTAAGGCGTATCTGTAAGGGACTTAGAAATAATATCGTTCTTGAGGATCTTTTGTATGAGATGGGCGAAAGAACAGAAAACACCTATATAAGAGAATTTGCAAATGTGTTCTCGGTTGCCAAAAGAAGTGGCGGCAACATCACTCAGATGCTGGAAGAAACCGTTGCACAGATTACCATTCAGACAGATGTTGAAAAAGAGATCGACGTAATGATAAGCGCAGGCAAGATGGAAGCAAGAATAATGGAAGTTGTTCCGTTCGCCATAATGGCCTACGTCGGAATCATGAATCCGGGATTTTTTAACAGTCTGTATGACACTTTTGCAGGGGACGTCATCATGACAGTCTGCCTTGTGGTATATCTTGTGGCATATGCGGTCATTGAGAAGATCATAGACGTTAAAGTCTGA
- a CDS encoding type II secretion system F family protein has product MEFYIKTGIYALVLISIIVLCILSKDEELPESIENTGISGAIYRAAGFIYSRFIRRKRALEVSRIKNDLNTLKPTNKGEEQAAEYYIQKIGLSIVIVAAGCIIAIFLAVKSNQEQILDNQTGLSRASYGGMTTSQDLVAVGSNGEEIGTYNVKVDARQYTDEELNVMYKELSARMEKIILADNKSLEEVHSDLNLVNSIEGYPFKIQWTSDQYRVLGFTGEVRNDEVPDAGILVNITAKYTAQELTFEQKFSVYVYPKILTAEQARDQHMKELIETNSENSATGVYQTLPETMNDQKITWKKNIKDNSVLMMLFVLIVGVLFYFIKDEQLKNSIKEREEEMIKDYSQIISKLVLYLGAGMTVRSIFEKLCVDYEKSLSEGGPKRYAYEEIRVMVNELRTGESETRAYEMFGLRCRSQPYTRLVNLLSQNLRKGNSSLLALLKQEAAKASEERLNIARKAGEKVTTRLLAPMMMMLGIVMVIIMYPAFTSF; this is encoded by the coding sequence ATGGAATTTTATATAAAAACAGGAATATATGCACTTGTTCTTATTTCGATAATCGTGCTGTGTATTCTTTCCAAAGATGAAGAGCTTCCTGAAAGTATAGAGAACACCGGGATCTCCGGAGCCATATACAGGGCAGCAGGCTTTATCTATTCCAGGTTCATCAGAAGAAAAAGAGCTCTGGAAGTAAGCAGGATAAAGAATGATCTAAATACATTGAAGCCCACCAATAAAGGTGAAGAGCAGGCAGCAGAGTATTATATACAAAAAATAGGTCTTTCTATAGTAATAGTAGCTGCAGGATGTATCATAGCGATATTTCTTGCGGTCAAAAGTAATCAGGAACAGATCCTTGATAATCAGACAGGCTTATCCAGGGCATCTTACGGCGGAATGACAACTTCGCAGGATCTCGTTGCCGTAGGAAGCAATGGAGAAGAGATAGGAACCTATAATGTCAAAGTCGATGCAAGGCAGTATACAGATGAAGAATTAAACGTCATGTACAAAGAGCTTTCAGCTCGTATGGAAAAAATAATTCTTGCAGATAATAAATCTTTAGAGGAAGTTCATTCCGATCTAAATCTGGTTAATTCTATCGAAGGATATCCCTTCAAGATTCAATGGACATCAGATCAGTACAGAGTTCTGGGCTTTACCGGAGAAGTCAGAAATGATGAGGTTCCGGACGCAGGAATACTGGTTAATATCACAGCCAAATATACAGCGCAGGAACTTACCTTTGAGCAGAAGTTCAGCGTATATGTCTACCCTAAGATCCTTACCGCTGAGCAGGCCAGGGATCAGCATATGAAAGAGCTTATAGAAACAAACAGCGAAAACTCAGCAACAGGCGTATATCAGACACTTCCTGAGACCATGAACGATCAGAAGATCACATGGAAAAAGAACATCAAAGATAACAGCGTACTTATGATGCTATTTGTTCTTATAGTTGGAGTCCTCTTTTATTTCATTAAGGATGAACAGTTAAAAAACAGCATCAAGGAACGTGAAGAAGAAATGATAAAAGATTATTCCCAGATCATTTCAAAACTGGTCCTGTATCTTGGAGCGGGCATGACTGTTCGAAGCATATTTGAAAAGCTGTGCGTTGACTATGAAAAAAGTCTGAGTGAAGGCGGTCCAAAAAGATACGCCTACGAAGAAATAAGAGTCATGGTCAATGAGTTAAGGACAGGCGAATCAGAGACAAGAGCCTATGAGATGTTTGGACTCAGGTGCAGAAGTCAGCCATATACAAGACTTGTCAATCTGCTTTCCCAGAACCTTCGTAAGGGAAACAGCTCACTTCTTGCTCTCTTGAAGCAGGAAGCAGCCAAAGCCTCTGAAGAGAGACTTAACATAGCAAGAAAAGCCGGTGAGAAAGTAACCACAAGGCTTCTTGCACCTATGATGATGATGCTTGGAATAGTAATGGTGATCATCATGTACCCGGCATTCACATCGTTTTAA
- a CDS encoding Flp1 family type IVb pilin, which translates to MKKVMENAKMKLAIAKAVASNRLACRNLDASLADDNAGMGTIEIVLIIVVLIGLVLVFKENINGVLETVFGTIDSGVSQAATY; encoded by the coding sequence ATGAAAAAAGTTATGGAAAACGCAAAAATGAAACTTGCTATTGCAAAGGCTGTTGCATCAAACCGTCTTGCATGCAGAAATCTTGACGCATCACTTGCTGATGACAACGCAGGAATGGGAACAATCGAGATCGTTCTTATCATCGTAGTTCTTATCGGACTTGTTCTTGTATTTAAGGAGAACATCAACGGAGTTCTTGAAACAGTATTCGGCACGATCGACAGTGGTGTAAGCCAGGCTGCAACATATTAA
- a CDS encoding DUF5702 domain-containing protein — protein MNSNTESYYSMSRKRDDQNASLTVFMALMLPILLSLVLALFTGARIRAEKMKVEIVTDISGNAVLGEYNRPLREQYGLLMVDTAYDKGSPSLSNMTERLDYYLSANTDGNTISAIGEFLLNTSNFSELSLADVSVGEYTFAGDNGSAVVQRQIFSYLESEPLEGLLGDAEEAQSGKADVEGEGAGGDEITFPDELISFYEKISGLFDDHANDDMEGHTEGELNLDDAQETQETMTSLTGQDAETKKFTILDLVIPSGESVSDASFDAGSVYTGRSDKLTGTGLSDNFDANLFENFGLFNVYLFEKFGYYKHAKEGSHLQYEIEYLIGKKTTDKGNLAAVVWWLLAIRFGIDFVYALNASTKPGQFVTSVKELCMLIPFIGAELSVLVGIVLPAILGFIEARNDVAMLMSGGKVPILKTDDSWKTNICSGLHGVTGSNESGPEYKGYLLILMLLHEAIGSVDEETKRMMDIMELDVRKVSGYENFRIDGCIDCFKVTATFDGESGNSYEFTRYFGYEEAPE, from the coding sequence ATGAATTCTAACACAGAAAGCTATTATTCTATGTCCCGGAAGAGGGATGACCAAAATGCTTCACTTACCGTCTTTATGGCTCTAATGCTTCCTATTCTTTTATCTCTTGTACTGGCGCTTTTTACAGGCGCCAGAATAAGAGCTGAAAAGATGAAGGTTGAGATAGTTACAGATATTTCAGGAAATGCAGTACTTGGCGAATATAACAGACCCCTTCGCGAGCAGTACGGTCTTTTGATGGTTGATACAGCCTATGACAAAGGTTCCCCTTCTTTGTCCAATATGACAGAAAGGCTTGATTATTACCTTAGTGCCAACACGGATGGAAACACTATTTCTGCCATAGGAGAATTTCTTCTTAATACCAGTAACTTCTCAGAATTATCTTTAGCAGATGTCAGCGTAGGTGAGTACACCTTTGCCGGTGATAACGGAAGCGCTGTAGTTCAAAGGCAGATCTTTTCATATCTTGAGTCAGAGCCTCTTGAAGGACTTCTTGGTGATGCCGAGGAAGCACAAAGCGGCAAAGCTGATGTCGAAGGAGAAGGCGCAGGCGGCGATGAGATAACCTTCCCTGATGAACTCATAAGCTTTTATGAAAAGATATCAGGATTATTCGATGATCATGCTAATGATGACATGGAAGGGCATACAGAGGGAGAACTGAATCTTGACGATGCCCAAGAAACCCAGGAGACCATGACAAGTCTTACCGGGCAGGATGCAGAAACGAAGAAATTCACGATCCTTGATCTTGTAATACCTTCTGGAGAAAGCGTATCAGATGCAAGCTTTGATGCAGGATCTGTTTATACAGGAAGAAGCGATAAGCTTACAGGCACAGGCCTTTCCGATAACTTTGATGCCAATCTTTTTGAAAACTTTGGTCTTTTCAATGTATATCTTTTTGAAAAGTTTGGATATTACAAACATGCCAAAGAAGGTTCACATCTTCAATATGAGATTGAATATCTCATAGGTAAAAAAACTACTGATAAAGGTAATCTTGCTGCAGTAGTATGGTGGCTTCTTGCTATAAGATTCGGAATTGATTTTGTGTATGCGTTAAATGCGTCAACAAAACCCGGACAATTTGTAACCTCGGTAAAAGAGCTATGTATGCTTATACCATTTATAGGAGCTGAGCTGTCAGTATTAGTTGGAATTGTTTTACCGGCAATCCTTGGTTTTATAGAGGCAAGAAACGATGTCGCAATGCTTATGTCAGGCGGCAAAGTTCCCATCCTTAAAACGGATGATTCCTGGAAGACCAATATTTGTTCGGGGCTACACGGAGTAACCGGTTCAAATGAAAGTGGACCTGAATATAAGGGATATCTTCTTATACTGATGCTCCTTCATGAAGCGATTGGATCTGTTGATGAGGAGACAAAGCGCATGATGGATATTATGGAACTTGATGTTCGAAAAGTAAGCGGATATGAAAATTTCAGGATAGACGGCTGCATTGATTGCTTTAAGGTCACAGCAACCTTCGACGGCGAGAGCGGTAATTCATATGAATTTACCAGATATTTTGGATATGAAGAAGCTCCTGAATAA
- a CDS encoding pilus assembly protein codes for MLMKHLGMSFSDKRNNLNKIKKHKPLRAEHKRPKRISPGAAITLEASLLIPLFLMFFVTVFSLFEMLRLQNAVEMALHQTGNEICLLRYEADMVYQFGEDVLSSGDESDTIFNDLAQIPAEYKTAGRNVFDAGVTYLMVQNYLNPSSILDTPILTGQIVVVPLNLTKEGEVGLEAVYSTHPYFNCFGLSDIRMEARYYGHDWSGFAVASSEEDDDEEEDVDVYVSRKAGAVYHMDKGCTYLTRNISNCPYADIDEKRNKSGAIYYPCKTCGGGTGTVYYTAYGTRYHSSLDCSQLTRDIITLKLETAKEQGYTPCSKCAH; via the coding sequence ATGTTAATGAAGCACTTGGGGATGTCCTTTTCGGACAAACGAAATAATCTGAATAAAATAAAAAAGCATAAGCCTCTCCGGGCAGAGCACAAAAGGCCCAAAAGGATATCGCCAGGTGCTGCCATTACACTTGAGGCATCGCTCCTTATTCCTCTTTTCCTGATGTTTTTTGTAACAGTATTCTCTCTTTTTGAGATGCTCAGGTTACAGAATGCAGTTGAGATGGCCCTTCACCAGACAGGTAATGAGATATGTCTTCTTCGATACGAAGCCGACATGGTATATCAGTTTGGCGAAGATGTCCTAAGTTCGGGCGATGAGAGCGATACCATATTCAATGATCTGGCCCAGATACCGGCTGAATACAAAACAGCAGGCAGAAATGTATTTGATGCAGGCGTTACCTATCTGATGGTACAAAATTATCTGAATCCTTCCAGTATTCTGGATACACCGATCCTTACAGGACAGATTGTGGTGGTTCCTCTAAACCTTACAAAAGAAGGTGAAGTTGGCCTGGAAGCGGTCTACTCTACACACCCGTATTTTAACTGTTTTGGTCTTTCGGATATCAGAATGGAAGCCAGATACTACGGTCATGACTGGTCGGGATTTGCCGTTGCATCTTCGGAAGAAGATGATGACGAAGAGGAAGATGTAGATGTCTATGTCTCCAGAAAAGCCGGAGCAGTATATCACATGGATAAGGGATGTACATATCTTACAAGAAATATTTCAAACTGCCCTTATGCAGATATAGATGAAAAAAGAAATAAAAGCGGAGCTATTTATTATCCATGTAAAACCTGCGGCGGCGGAACAGGAACAGTTTATTACACTGCTTACGGAACCAGATATCATAGTAGTCTTGATTGCAGCCAGCTGACCAGAGATATTATCACTCTGAAGCTGGAGACAGCTAAGGAACAGGGCTACACACCATGCTCCAAATGCGCACATTGA
- a CDS encoding TadE/TadG family type IV pilus assembly protein — MRKKITDRKDSSQKISKIQNAYLTVELALIFPVILLVIVLVVHWGFMMYDRVIMSQDAYLLALRGAVISDEEPEQYALENSDWQFGAWYFGSPKPTVQTSSDWLLNTVEVTLSMETYHGGTSYYSINPQGKWASSISWKADYTRPSKRVRLFTRAYDLYKVLTSE; from the coding sequence TTGAGGAAAAAAATAACGGATAGAAAAGATAGTAGTCAGAAAATAAGTAAGATCCAGAATGCTTATCTTACTGTTGAACTGGCACTTATTTTCCCGGTAATACTCCTGGTCATAGTTCTTGTCGTTCACTGGGGATTCATGATGTACGACAGAGTCATAATGTCTCAGGATGCTTATCTTCTTGCCTTAAGGGGAGCAGTGATATCGGACGAAGAGCCTGAACAGTATGCACTTGAGAACAGCGATTGGCAGTTTGGCGCCTGGTATTTTGGAAGTCCCAAACCGACTGTTCAGACGTCAAGCGACTGGCTTCTTAATACAGTCGAAGTTACCCTTTCGATGGAAACCTATCACGGAGGAACTAGTTATTACAGCATAAACCCTCAGGGGAAATGGGCATCATCAATTTCCTGGAAGGCTGATTATACAAGACCTTCCAAAAGAGTACGACTTTTTACAAGAGCATATGACCTGTACAAAGTTTTAACATCAGAATAA
- a CDS encoding DUF6382 domain-containing protein, producing MNYNIRYERDLSHNYIVMDLGDKDTGDYRYKMLEAQKTKGLMACSVRSINSDSFLYYEADGLRSMGDRFASRGMNSQQLMDFFADLEKVCLDMSEYLLDEDSLVMTMDTVMVNLVDGHFRFLCLPGDNREDIETFAIELTDKVDHNDDRAVNAAYEFCSLVEENGYNLSTIAGMMKSKMSEFAKPQEVAHPRQQCMAQGMDDSLESSKAVATAHPDFYEDFDEDDENTSKASKKASKKDKNESDIKSLYIFSILSIIIGMIGVAIRYLYVLSPRENIISLSVIAVTFIMGIAALIFADRKKKSIEMKEIDDNIKTEMSNVKKKKEAEKKRRKAKSYDDDDFDIDEDFSKSFCPSSPSFARSDEKAFGAAASPVLMPNLQMFASRQEPARQSKLSMTSDIGTTVLDAPKIKTSGRLYSRGLDNCIQISTDKLPLTIGKMEGCVDFVIPNKTISRIHARLFEQSGDMYLIDLGSTNGTYHNGCRLQAQKAVRIVPGDEVRLSDIVFDYR from the coding sequence ATGAATTACAATATTCGATATGAGAGAGATCTTTCTCACAATTACATAGTTATGGATCTTGGCGATAAGGATACGGGGGATTACAGGTACAAAATGCTGGAAGCCCAGAAGACAAAGGGACTTATGGCCTGCAGCGTCAGAAGCATCAACTCAGATTCCTTCCTGTATTATGAAGCCGACGGACTTAGAAGCATGGGCGACAGATTTGCAAGCAGAGGAATGAATTCACAGCAGCTGATGGACTTTTTTGCAGATCTTGAAAAAGTATGTCTTGATATGTCTGAGTATCTACTTGATGAAGACAGCCTTGTAATGACAATGGATACAGTAATGGTCAATCTTGTTGATGGCCACTTCCGTTTCCTTTGTCTTCCCGGAGATAACAGAGAAGACATCGAGACTTTTGCGATCGAACTTACAGATAAGGTTGATCATAATGATGACAGAGCAGTAAATGCAGCATATGAGTTCTGTTCCCTTGTAGAAGAGAACGGTTACAACCTTTCTACGATCGCAGGAATGATGAAGAGTAAGATGTCTGAATTTGCAAAACCTCAGGAAGTAGCTCATCCAAGGCAGCAGTGCATGGCACAGGGCATGGATGACAGTCTTGAAAGCAGCAAAGCGGTAGCCACAGCTCATCCTGATTTCTACGAAGATTTTGATGAAGACGATGAGAATACTTCAAAAGCATCTAAGAAAGCTTCTAAGAAAGATAAGAATGAATCAGATATAAAGAGTCTATATATCTTTTCTATACTTTCTATAATAATAGGGATGATCGGAGTTGCTATAAGATATCTGTATGTCCTTTCTCCAAGAGAAAACATAATATCCCTTTCTGTAATAGCTGTTACATTCATCATGGGTATTGCAGCTCTTATCTTTGCAGATCGTAAGAAAAAATCCATCGAGATGAAAGAGATCGATGACAATATAAAAACAGAAATGTCCAATGTCAAAAAGAAAAAGGAAGCTGAGAAAAAGCGCAGAAAAGCAAAGTCTTATGACGATGATGATTTTGATATAGATGAAGATTTTTCAAAAAGCTTTTGTCCGTCCAGTCCTTCTTTTGCAAGATCTGATGAAAAGGCTTTTGGGGCAGCAGCTTCACCAGTACTGATGCCTAACCTTCAGATGTTTGCTTCAAGACAGGAACCAGCCAGACAAAGCAAACTATCCATGACAAGCGACATTGGAACAACTGTACTTGATGCTCCAAAGATTAAGACTAGTGGCCGTCTTTACAGCCGGGGCCTTGATAACTGTATTCAGATTAGTACAGACAAGCTTCCTCTTACAATAGGCAAGATGGAAGGCTGTGTTGATTTTGTCATTCCCAATAAGACGATCAGCAGAATCCATGCACGCTTGTTCGAACAAAGCGGAGATATGTACCTTATCGATCTTGGATCCACCAATGGAACATATCATAACGGATGCAGACTCCAGGCCCAGAAGGCGGTCAGAATAGTACCTGGCGACGAAGTCAGACTCTCTGATATTGTTTTTGATTATAGATAA